From one Amycolatopsis sp. FDAARGOS 1241 genomic stretch:
- the pqqE gene encoding pyrroloquinoline quinone biosynthesis protein PqqE has protein sequence MPQPYGLLAEVTHQCPLHCIYCSNPLTLLDREDELATEDWLRVIREAAGLGVVQVHFSGGEPLVRGDLETLVAECRGLGLYTNLITSGLGLTESRAKSLVSAGLNSAQLSIQGDAAESTNLVAASRRFDKKEAAARIIRDAGLPLNMNVVLHRLNLSRLDAIIDVCESWGAERLELANSQYYGWALRNRDLLMPSKAQLDEAVAVYERRKAELGDHMEILWILPDYYEPYPKPCMGGWAQNALTVAPDGTVYPCPVAAEVTTMNFSSVRDHDLAWIWSNSEAFQAFRGTEWMPDPCHSCPRKEIDFGGCRCQAFALTGDAARTDPVCMHSPDHHLVQEALVRANEEEVAADGELLREKLVYRRPRASARRL, from the coding sequence ATGCCGCAGCCGTACGGCCTGCTGGCCGAAGTCACGCACCAATGCCCGTTGCACTGCATCTACTGCTCGAACCCGTTGACACTGCTGGACCGGGAGGACGAGCTCGCCACCGAAGACTGGTTGCGGGTGATCCGCGAGGCAGCCGGGCTCGGTGTCGTGCAGGTGCACTTTTCCGGCGGTGAACCCCTCGTCCGCGGTGATCTGGAGACGCTGGTCGCCGAATGCCGTGGCCTCGGCCTGTACACGAACCTGATCACCAGCGGCCTCGGGCTCACGGAGAGCCGGGCGAAATCCCTGGTTTCGGCGGGGCTCAACAGCGCCCAGCTGAGCATTCAGGGCGACGCCGCCGAGTCGACGAACCTGGTCGCGGCGAGCAGGCGGTTCGACAAAAAAGAGGCCGCCGCGCGCATCATCCGCGACGCCGGACTGCCGCTGAACATGAACGTGGTGCTGCACCGGCTGAACCTGTCTCGCCTGGACGCGATCATCGACGTCTGTGAGTCATGGGGCGCCGAGCGGCTGGAGCTCGCCAACAGCCAGTACTACGGCTGGGCTCTGCGCAACCGCGATCTGCTGATGCCGAGCAAGGCCCAGCTGGACGAGGCGGTGGCCGTTTACGAACGCCGGAAGGCCGAGCTGGGGGACCACATGGAAATCCTCTGGATCCTGCCGGACTACTACGAGCCCTACCCGAAGCCGTGCATGGGCGGCTGGGCGCAGAACGCGCTGACCGTCGCGCCCGACGGCACCGTGTACCCGTGCCCGGTGGCCGCGGAGGTCACGACGATGAACTTCTCGTCGGTTCGCGACCACGACCTCGCGTGGATCTGGTCGAATTCCGAGGCCTTCCAGGCGTTCCGGGGCACGGAGTGGATGCCCGATCCGTGCCACAGCTGCCCGCGCAAGGAGATCGATTTCGGCGGCTGCCGGTGCCAGGCGTTCGCGTTGACCGGCGATGCGGCGCGCACCGACCCGGTGTGCATGCACTCGCCCGACCACCACTTGGTGCAAGAGGCCCTCGTTCGCGCCAATGAGGAGGAGGTCGCGGCAGACGGCGAACTGCTGCGGGAGAAGCTGGTCTACCGCCGCCCGCGCGCGTCGGCGCGCCGGCTCTGA
- the pqqC gene encoding pyrroloquinoline-quinone synthase PqqC, producing the protein MNAWSAEEFEAHLRSIGEKRYHHLHPFNERMHAGELSEAEFRGWVRNRFYYQMNLPKKDAFILTKLPGREDRRQWIQRIIDHDGRTGDEGGLEKWIRLGAAVGLSREELFDIDTVLPGVRFAVDAYVDFCRQKPWLEAVASALTELFAPDLLSRRITDVQHHYPWIAPEGLEYFRARLTQQPKDIAHLLDLVINHAKTREQQDACARALEFKCDVLWSLLDAVELAYSKSS; encoded by the coding sequence ATGAACGCGTGGTCTGCTGAGGAGTTCGAGGCGCACCTGCGGTCCATCGGAGAAAAGCGGTACCACCATCTGCACCCGTTCAACGAGCGGATGCACGCGGGTGAGCTGTCCGAAGCGGAGTTCCGCGGATGGGTGCGGAATCGCTTCTACTACCAGATGAACCTGCCGAAGAAGGACGCGTTCATCCTGACCAAGCTCCCCGGCCGGGAGGATCGGCGCCAGTGGATTCAGCGCATCATCGATCACGACGGGCGCACGGGAGACGAAGGCGGCCTCGAAAAGTGGATCCGCCTCGGCGCAGCTGTCGGCTTGAGCCGGGAAGAGCTGTTCGACATCGACACGGTACTGCCCGGCGTGCGCTTCGCCGTCGACGCCTACGTGGATTTCTGCCGCCAGAAGCCGTGGCTTGAGGCCGTGGCGTCGGCGCTGACCGAGCTGTTCGCACCGGATCTGCTCAGCAGGCGGATCACCGACGTCCAGCACCACTACCCGTGGATCGCCCCGGAAGGCTTGGAGTACTTCCGGGCGCGGCTCACCCAGCAGCCCAAGGACATCGCGCACCTGCTCGACCTGGTGATCAACCACGCGAAGACCAGGGAGCAGCAGGACGCGTGCGCACGAGCGCTGGAGTTCAAGTGCGACGTCCTCTGGAGCCTGCTGGATGCCGTAGAACTCGCGTACAGCAAGAGTTCGTGA
- the pqqD gene encoding pyrroloquinoline quinone biosynthesis peptide chaperone PqqD, with translation MDETDLTAIPRLATKAMLKHDNVRNVELLLLPERVVLLNTSGAAILGLCDGSRTVRDVVDQLEKDFEAADLANDVMKFLEDACGRGWVVVT, from the coding sequence ATGGACGAAACCGACTTGACAGCCATTCCGCGGCTGGCGACCAAGGCGATGCTCAAGCACGACAACGTTCGGAACGTGGAGCTGCTGCTGTTGCCCGAGCGGGTCGTGCTCCTGAACACGTCCGGGGCAGCGATCTTGGGGCTGTGCGACGGCAGCCGGACGGTCCGAGATGTGGTCGACCAGCTCGAGAAGGACTTCGAAGCGGCCGATCTCGCGAACGACGTGATGAAGTTCCTCGAGGATGCGTGCGGACGGGGTTGGGTGGTGGTCACATGA
- the pqqB gene encoding pyrroloquinoline quinone biosynthesis protein PqqB, with the protein MFIHCLGAAAGGGYPQWNCACAGCRKARAKPEAATTHAAIAVSGDGEQWFLLNATPDVHHQIAADPALHPGPEIRKTPVAGVLLTDAEFDHTIGLLMLREESSLTVYGTYPVLEALTLWFPVRELLSDYADFSWSLVEIGKPLDLDDRLRVTAFMTGAKAPRYVGQSRLRGPSSEWEVGYRLEDKVTGGIAVYAPTLPRWDEKFAEQVASADCVFVDGTFWTDDEMSRRGAGSRTGRSMGHMPVSGEDGSARALAALPAKRKIYTHINNTNPILDEESKERRWVTDLGIEIGRAGLEVEV; encoded by the coding sequence AAGCCTGAAGCCGCGACGACCCACGCGGCGATCGCGGTGTCCGGAGACGGCGAGCAGTGGTTCCTGCTCAACGCAACCCCGGACGTCCATCACCAGATAGCGGCGGATCCCGCGTTGCACCCGGGTCCGGAAATCAGGAAGACACCGGTTGCCGGTGTGTTGTTGACGGACGCGGAGTTCGATCACACGATCGGCTTGCTGATGCTGCGTGAGGAGTCCTCGCTGACGGTGTACGGGACGTATCCCGTGCTGGAGGCGCTGACCCTGTGGTTCCCGGTCCGGGAGTTGCTGAGCGACTACGCGGACTTCTCCTGGTCCTTGGTCGAAATCGGCAAGCCGCTGGATCTGGACGATCGGTTGCGCGTGACCGCGTTCATGACCGGAGCCAAGGCCCCTCGCTACGTCGGGCAATCGCGGCTTCGCGGCCCGTCGTCGGAGTGGGAGGTGGGCTACCGCCTCGAAGACAAGGTGACCGGCGGGATCGCGGTGTACGCGCCGACGCTGCCCCGGTGGGACGAGAAGTTCGCCGAGCAGGTGGCGTCGGCTGATTGCGTCTTCGTGGACGGCACGTTCTGGACCGACGACGAAATGTCGCGCCGGGGCGCGGGAAGCCGGACCGGACGCTCCATGGGCCACATGCCCGTCAGCGGCGAGGACGGCTCGGCCCGGGCGCTGGCTGCGCTGCCCGCGAAGCGAAAGATCTACACCCACATCAACAACACGAACCCGATTCTCGACGAAGAGTCCAAGGAGCGGCGCTGGGTGACGGACTTGGGCATCGAAATCGGTCGAGCCGGCTTGGAGGTGGAAGTATGA